The following are encoded in a window of Mycobacterium vicinigordonae genomic DNA:
- a CDS encoding mammalian cell entry protein, with translation MRWLRWLPTAAGYLAIVLVVGLSAAGGWFYWDRVEARGAQSAREVLTKQAAKEIPQFFGYDFQTIERSLNDVYPLLTPAYRQEYKKVVNEQIIPEAKKREMVVQVDVVGVGVMQAKRNSATLMVYMNRIVTDKARQPIYEGSRLRVEFERDQGKWLIAHIMPI, from the coding sequence ATGCGATGGTTGCGGTGGTTGCCCACTGCTGCGGGTTATCTGGCGATCGTCTTGGTGGTGGGGCTGTCGGCCGCCGGCGGCTGGTTCTATTGGGATCGCGTGGAGGCCCGGGGTGCCCAGTCGGCACGGGAGGTGTTGACCAAACAAGCCGCAAAGGAGATTCCGCAGTTCTTCGGCTATGACTTCCAGACCATCGAGCGCAGCCTCAACGACGTGTATCCCTTGCTCACCCCCGCGTACCGCCAGGAGTACAAGAAGGTCGTCAACGAGCAGATCATCCCGGAAGCCAAGAAGCGGGAGATGGTAGTTCAGGTGGACGTCGTGGGCGTAGGAGTCATGCAGGCCAAACGCAACTCCGCGACGCTCATGGTGTACATGAACCGCATCGTCACCGACAAGGCGCGTCAGCCCATCTACGAGGGCAGCCGGCTTCGGGTGGAGTTCGAGCGCGATCAGGGTAAGTGGTTGATCGCGCACATCATGCCGATCTGA
- a CDS encoding mammalian cell entry protein: MDSVVTDEVPPTQRVRRKASRAAGPPKSEQVKQEDGAAAEATTDTVVVAPKKAVRAAGEKKSLTAVRPPRRRQPNRRLVGWVSLAAAVPVIAALVCGVTALVLQHRDARTEQAREQRFVDVGAQTVVNMYSHTLDNLDEAINRFVNGTSGPLRSKFSPENVDLVKAFLRKTSASSEAVVNGAALESIDPVSDNASVLVAVRVTNTDLDGVNKPSEPYRVRVIVHEDEKGRMTAFDMMYPHGGN, encoded by the coding sequence GTGGATTCAGTAGTGACAGACGAAGTACCGCCAACGCAACGCGTGCGCCGGAAGGCCTCGCGTGCGGCGGGCCCGCCAAAATCCGAGCAGGTCAAGCAGGAGGACGGGGCCGCGGCCGAGGCGACGACCGATACCGTCGTCGTCGCCCCGAAAAAGGCTGTCCGGGCCGCCGGAGAGAAGAAATCCCTCACGGCGGTGCGGCCGCCGCGGCGCCGCCAGCCCAACCGCCGCCTGGTGGGCTGGGTGTCGCTGGCGGCTGCGGTGCCGGTGATCGCCGCACTGGTCTGCGGCGTCACCGCCTTGGTGCTGCAGCACCGGGACGCACGCACGGAGCAGGCCCGTGAACAGCGCTTCGTCGACGTCGGCGCCCAGACCGTGGTCAATATGTACAGTCATACGCTCGACAACCTCGACGAGGCGATCAACCGCTTCGTCAACGGCACCAGCGGCCCGTTGCGCAGCAAGTTCAGCCCGGAGAACGTCGACCTGGTGAAGGCGTTCTTGCGCAAGACCAGCGCATCCTCGGAGGCGGTCGTCAATGGCGCCGCGCTGGAGAGTATCGATCCCGTTAGCGACAACGCGTCGGTGCTGGTGGCGGTGCGCGTGACGAACACAGACCTCGACGGGGTCAATAAGCCGTCGGAGCCTTACCGGGTGCGGGTCATCGTGCACGAAGACGAGAAGGGTCGGATGACCGCGTTCGACATGATGTACCCGCACGGGGGCAACTGA
- a CDS encoding virulence factor Mce family protein: MIDRLTRIQLYIFAVITVITLTVMAIFYLRLPATLGIGTYSVSADFEAGGGLYKNANVTYRGVAVGRVESVGLNRNGVTAEMRLNSGTTIPANVTATVKSVSAIGEQYIDLVPPANPAPGKLRNGAKIERANTRIGQDVADLLKKAETLVNSLGDTRLREVLHEAFLATNGTGPELARMIESARLLVDEANANYPQVSQLIDQAGPFLQAQVRAGADIKTLADGLARFTSEVRQADPRLRDTLATAPGAIDQANETITGIRPSLPALAANMANLGRVGVIYHKSIEQLLVVFPALFAAITTAAGGAPQDEGAKLDFKLDLNDPPPCNTGFIPSPLMRTPADETVREVPRDLYCKAAQNDPTTVRGARNYPCQEFPGKRAPTVQLCRDPRGYVPLGSNPWRGPPIPYGTPVTNGLNILPPNHFPFIPPGADPDPGIPIVGPPPPGVTPGPGPAPIQPAYDPPPPNNVPPPPGNPSYMPPNYPPVPPQLPYPKYLEPPPPPLGTGPVPGPQPQASGPAYTTYDPSTGLFKDPAGGTGIFASGVTGAASAENWVDLMLAPKPL, from the coding sequence ATGATCGACAGACTCACCAGAATCCAGTTGTACATTTTCGCCGTCATCACGGTGATCACGTTGACCGTGATGGCCATCTTCTACCTGCGGCTGCCGGCGACCCTGGGCATCGGAACCTACTCGGTGAGCGCCGATTTCGAGGCCGGCGGTGGTCTGTACAAGAACGCCAACGTCACCTACCGGGGCGTGGCCGTGGGCCGGGTGGAATCCGTCGGGCTGAACCGCAACGGCGTCACCGCGGAAATGCGACTTAACAGCGGGACCACCATCCCGGCCAACGTGACCGCCACCGTCAAGAGTGTGTCGGCGATCGGCGAGCAGTACATCGACCTGGTGCCGCCGGCCAATCCGGCGCCCGGCAAGCTGCGCAACGGAGCCAAGATCGAACGCGCCAACACCCGTATCGGCCAGGACGTCGCCGACCTGCTGAAGAAGGCAGAGACGCTGGTCAACAGCCTGGGTGACACCCGGCTGCGCGAGGTGCTGCACGAGGCGTTCCTGGCGACCAACGGCACCGGGCCGGAGCTGGCCAGGATGATCGAGTCGGCGCGGCTGCTGGTGGACGAAGCCAATGCCAACTACCCGCAGGTGTCGCAGCTCATCGACCAGGCCGGCCCCTTTCTGCAGGCCCAAGTGCGTGCCGGCGCCGACATCAAGACGCTGGCCGATGGGTTAGCTCGGTTCACGTCCGAAGTTCGCCAGGCCGACCCGCGGCTGCGTGACACGCTCGCCACCGCACCCGGCGCGATCGACCAGGCCAACGAAACGATCACCGGGATCCGGCCGTCCTTGCCGGCGCTGGCGGCCAATATGGCCAATCTGGGCCGGGTGGGCGTCATCTATCACAAGTCGATCGAGCAGCTATTGGTGGTCTTTCCCGCGCTGTTCGCCGCGATCACAACCGCGGCCGGTGGGGCGCCCCAGGACGAGGGCGCAAAGCTGGACTTCAAGCTCGACCTGAATGACCCGCCGCCGTGCAACACCGGTTTCATCCCGTCCCCGTTGATGCGGACGCCGGCGGACGAGACGGTGCGTGAAGTCCCGCGTGACCTGTATTGCAAGGCCGCGCAGAACGACCCGACCACCGTGCGCGGCGCCCGCAACTACCCGTGCCAGGAATTCCCCGGCAAGCGGGCGCCCACCGTGCAATTGTGCCGTGATCCGCGCGGGTACGTGCCGCTCGGCAGCAACCCGTGGCGCGGGCCGCCGATCCCGTACGGCACGCCGGTCACCAACGGCCTGAACATCCTGCCGCCCAACCACTTCCCGTTCATTCCGCCGGGTGCCGACCCCGACCCGGGCATCCCGATCGTCGGGCCGCCGCCGCCGGGAGTGACGCCGGGTCCGGGCCCGGCGCCGATCCAGCCGGCCTACGACCCGCCGCCGCCAAACAACGTTCCGCCGCCGCCGGGCAACCCGTCGTACATGCCGCCGAACTACCCGCCGGTGCCGCCGCAGCTGCCGTATCCGAAGTACCTGGAGCCACCGCCGCCACCGCTGGGCACCGGTCCGGTACCCGGTCCCCAACCGCAGGCCAGCGGTCCGGCTTACACCACCTATGACCCGTCGACCGGCCTGTTCAAGGATCCGGCGGGCGGCACTGGTATCTTCGCGTCCGGCGTGACCGGCGCAGCCAGCGCCGAGAATTGGGTGGACTTGATGCTCGCGCCCAAGCCGCTTTAG
- a CDS encoding MCE family protein: MRRIALRGSVLLAGCTLLAGCSFGGLNSLSMPGTAGHGSGAYSVTVELPDISTLPQNSPVFVDDVTVGSVAGVAAEQRADGSFYAAVKLALDKNVVLPANAVARVAQTSLLGSLHIELAAPKDKPAQGRLRDGSRIAESNTGRFPTTEEVFSALGVVVNKGNVGALEEIIDETYQAVAGRQGQFVDLVPRLAELTAGLNRQVNDIIGAMEGLDRFSAILARDKDNLGRTLDTLPEAVRVLNKNRDHIVEAFSSLRRLANVASNVLSKTKSDFAADVKDLYSAIKALNDNRKNFVTSLQIMLTFPFPNFGIKQAVRGDYLNVFTTFDLTLRRLGETFFTTSYALDPNMMHMDEVLNAPNFLMGEMANLSGQAADPFKIPPGTASQ; this comes from the coding sequence ATGAGACGTATCGCGTTGCGCGGCAGCGTGTTACTGGCGGGTTGCACTCTGCTGGCCGGCTGCTCGTTCGGCGGTTTGAACTCGCTGTCGATGCCGGGGACCGCCGGCCACGGCAGCGGTGCCTACTCGGTCACGGTGGAGCTGCCCGACATCTCGACGCTGCCGCAGAACTCGCCGGTGTTCGTCGACGACGTCACGGTGGGCAGTGTTGCCGGGGTCGCGGCTGAGCAGCGTGCCGACGGATCCTTCTATGCGGCAGTCAAATTGGCGCTGGACAAGAATGTGGTGCTGCCCGCCAACGCGGTGGCCAGGGTCGCCCAGACCTCGCTGCTGGGCTCGCTGCACATCGAGCTGGCGGCTCCGAAAGACAAGCCCGCGCAGGGCCGGCTGCGCGACGGGTCACGCATCGCAGAGTCCAACACCGGCCGCTTCCCGACCACCGAGGAGGTTTTCTCGGCGCTGGGCGTGGTGGTGAACAAGGGCAATGTCGGTGCGCTGGAAGAGATCATCGACGAGACGTATCAGGCGGTGGCTGGCCGGCAGGGCCAGTTCGTGGACCTGGTGCCCCGGCTGGCGGAGCTGACGGCCGGGCTCAACCGGCAGGTCAACGACATCATCGGCGCGATGGAGGGATTAGACCGGTTCTCGGCGATCCTGGCGCGCGACAAGGACAACCTGGGCCGCACGCTGGACACCTTGCCCGAAGCTGTCCGCGTGCTCAACAAGAACCGCGACCACATAGTGGAGGCGTTCAGCTCGCTGCGCCGGCTGGCCAACGTCGCCTCCAACGTCTTGTCGAAGACCAAGTCGGATTTCGCCGCCGACGTCAAGGACTTGTATTCGGCGATCAAGGCCCTCAACGACAATCGCAAGAACTTCGTCACGTCGCTGCAGATCATGCTGACGTTCCCGTTCCCCAACTTCGGCATCAAGCAGGCGGTGCGCGGTGACTACCTCAACGTGTTCACCACATTCGACCTGACGCTGCGCCGGCTGGGGGAGACGTTCTTCACCACCAGCTATGCGCTGGACCCGAACATGATGCACATGGACGAGGTGCTCAACGCGCCCAACTTCTTGATGGGTGAGATGGCCAACCTGTCCGGACAAGCGGCCGACCCGTTCAAGATCCCGCCCGGCACGGCGTCACAGTAG
- a CDS encoding virulence factor Mce family protein: MTAPRRLGSRGLRTITVVALVAALVGGAYVLFSAGGGGRKLTAFFTSAVGLYPGDQVRVVGVPVGQIESIEPRATDVKITMTVSDDVKIPKDAKAVIISPNLVAARFIQLTPAYTGGAALPDGASIDLSRTGVPVEWDEVKEALTQLSVSLSPAAGEMQGPLGAAINQAANTLDGNGQSFHSALTELAQVAGRLGDSRSDIFSTVKNLQVLVDALSQSNEQIVQFAGHVASVSQVLADSSRDLDQTLGTLNQALSDVRGFLQENNSNLIETVNQLKDFTQTLSDQSDNIEQVLHVAGPGISNFYNIYDPAQGTLNGLLSLPNFMNPVQFICGGSFDTAAGPSAPDYFRRAEICRERLGPVLRRLTVNYPPIMFHPINTITAYKGQIIYDTPATQAKAETPIPELTWIPAPGSGRPAPSNVTDLQSLLAPTAPAPAAGSPPGFGPAPGPAPGPGPAAPAAAPGPLPGPMPGPLPAEQGGGR, encoded by the coding sequence ATGACCGCCCCCAGACGGCTGGGCAGCCGGGGGCTGCGGACCATTACCGTCGTTGCGCTGGTCGCGGCGCTGGTGGGTGGTGCCTATGTGCTGTTCTCCGCCGGCGGCGGCGGACGGAAGCTGACCGCGTTCTTCACCTCCGCTGTCGGGCTCTACCCGGGGGACCAGGTCCGTGTGGTGGGTGTCCCGGTGGGCCAGATCGAGTCGATCGAGCCGCGGGCAACCGACGTCAAGATCACCATGACGGTGTCCGACGACGTCAAGATCCCGAAGGACGCCAAGGCCGTCATCATCTCGCCGAACCTGGTGGCGGCCCGGTTCATTCAGCTCACCCCGGCCTACACCGGTGGCGCGGCGCTACCCGACGGGGCCAGCATCGACCTGTCCCGCACCGGTGTGCCGGTGGAATGGGACGAGGTCAAGGAGGCGCTGACCCAGCTGTCGGTGTCGCTCAGCCCGGCCGCCGGTGAGATGCAGGGCCCGCTCGGGGCGGCGATCAACCAGGCCGCCAACACCTTGGACGGCAACGGCCAGTCGTTCCACAGCGCGCTGACCGAGCTCGCGCAAGTGGCTGGCCGCCTTGGGGATTCGCGCAGCGACATCTTCAGCACGGTCAAGAACCTGCAGGTTCTGGTGGACGCGTTGTCCCAGAGCAACGAGCAGATCGTGCAATTCGCCGGGCATGTGGCGTCGGTGTCGCAGGTGCTGGCGGACAGCTCGCGCGACCTTGACCAGACACTGGGCACCCTCAATCAGGCACTTTCCGACGTGCGGGGTTTTTTGCAGGAGAACAACTCGAACCTGATCGAAACGGTCAACCAGCTCAAGGACTTCACCCAGACCCTGAGCGACCAGAGCGACAACATCGAGCAGGTGCTGCACGTCGCGGGTCCCGGTATCTCAAACTTCTACAACATCTACGACCCCGCGCAGGGCACCCTGAACGGTCTGCTGTCGTTGCCCAACTTCATGAACCCGGTGCAGTTCATCTGCGGCGGGTCCTTTGACACCGCGGCCGGCCCGTCGGCGCCCGACTACTTCCGGCGCGCCGAGATCTGCCGCGAGCGGCTGGGACCGGTACTGCGCCGGCTCACGGTGAACTACCCGCCGATCATGTTCCACCCGATCAACACGATCACCGCCTACAAGGGTCAGATCATCTATGACACGCCGGCCACACAGGCCAAGGCGGAGACCCCGATTCCGGAGCTGACCTGGATTCCCGCGCCCGGTTCGGGACGTCCGGCGCCCAGCAATGTCACCGACCTGCAGAGCCTCTTGGCGCCGACGGCTCCGGCCCCGGCTGCGGGGTCGCCGCCGGGCTTCGGTCCTGCGCCGGGTCCCGCTCCCGGGCCCGGCCCGGCCGCACCAGCGGCGGCTCCCGGCCCGCTTCCGGGTCCGATGCCGGGTCCCTTGCCGGCCGAGCAGGGGGGCGGCCGATGA
- a CDS encoding virulence factor Mce family protein — protein MPSSKPASKRDQDPLRTGIIGLAVVTFIVLIAFGYASLPFWPQGNSYTAYFSDAGGITPGNNVTVSGVKVGKVSEVALAGDSAKIRFSVDRHVVVGDQSLAAIRTDTILGERSISVSPGGSGHATTIPLSRTTTPYTLAGALEDLGQNASHLNKPQFEHALKVLTETLHDATPGLRGALDGVTTLSRALNTRDEALQGLLAHAKSVTAVLSDRAGQVRKLVDDGDQLFAALDERRAALSSLISGIQGVSAQLSGFVNDNRREFGPALTKINQVVANLNERRDYITEALKRLPTYATTLGEVVGSGPGFNVNVFGAIPAPLVATMFDVVFQPGKLPDSLADYLRGMIQERWTIRPKSP, from the coding sequence TTGCCAAGCAGTAAGCCAGCTAGCAAGCGCGACCAGGATCCACTGCGCACCGGCATCATCGGTCTAGCGGTGGTGACGTTCATCGTGCTCATCGCGTTCGGCTACGCCAGCCTGCCGTTCTGGCCGCAGGGCAACAGCTACACCGCCTACTTCAGCGACGCCGGCGGCATCACGCCGGGCAACAACGTCACGGTATCCGGCGTCAAGGTGGGCAAGGTGTCGGAGGTGGCCCTGGCCGGCGACAGCGCCAAGATCAGGTTCAGCGTCGATCGCCACGTCGTAGTCGGCGACCAGTCGCTGGCCGCGATCCGCACCGACACCATCCTCGGCGAGCGCTCCATCTCGGTCAGTCCGGGTGGCTCCGGTCATGCGACCACCATCCCGCTGAGCCGGACCACCACCCCCTACACCCTGGCAGGCGCGCTGGAGGATCTCGGTCAGAACGCCAGCCACCTGAACAAGCCGCAGTTCGAGCACGCGCTGAAGGTGCTCACCGAAACGCTGCACGATGCAACGCCGGGGTTGCGCGGCGCGCTGGACGGTGTCACCACGCTGTCGCGCGCGCTGAACACCCGCGACGAGGCACTGCAAGGGCTGCTGGCGCACGCCAAGTCGGTGACAGCGGTGCTGTCCGACCGTGCCGGACAGGTCCGCAAATTGGTCGACGACGGCGACCAGCTGTTCGCCGCACTCGACGAGCGTCGCGCCGCGCTCAGCTCGCTGATCTCCGGAATCCAGGGTGTCTCGGCCCAGCTCTCGGGCTTCGTCAACGACAACCGTAGGGAATTCGGCCCAGCGCTGACCAAGATCAACCAGGTGGTGGCTAACCTCAACGAACGCCGCGACTACATCACCGAGGCCCTCAAACGGCTGCCCACGTACGCCACCACCCTGGGCGAGGTGGTCGGCTCCGGTCCCGGCTTCAACGTCAACGTCTTCGGCGCGATTCCGGCGCCGCTGGTGGCGACCATGTTCGACGTGGTCTTCCAGCCCGGCAAGCTGCCGGACAGTCTCGCGGACTACCTGCGCGGAATGATCCAGGAACGTTGGACGATTAGGCCGAAATCACCATGA
- a CDS encoding MCE family protein has product MAAGGIPSHRSMVIKVSIFTVVMVLVSAALVVVFGDFRFGSERTYHATFLDASRLKGGQKVRIAGVPVGAVSGVKLNPDNTVDVAFGVDERYTLYSSTRAVVRYENLVGDRFLEITSGPGELRKLPPGGTINASHTQPALDLDALLGGLKPVLKGLDADKVNAISGALIELLQGQGGALSNLLADTSSFSSALGKRDQLIGDVITNLNTVLATVDQRSAQFSTSVDQLQQLIDGLAKNRDAIAGAIPPLASTTTNLTELLRNSRRPLQGLLENARPLATELDTRKAEINNDVEQLGEDYLRLAALGTYGSFFNIYFCSVTIKINGPAGSDIRFGLGGQVDSSKGRCAFAKQ; this is encoded by the coding sequence ATGGCCGCCGGAGGAATTCCGTCACACCGCTCGATGGTGATCAAGGTCAGCATCTTCACCGTGGTCATGGTCCTGGTGAGCGCCGCGCTGGTGGTGGTGTTCGGTGACTTCCGGTTTGGTTCGGAACGCACCTATCACGCCACCTTCCTCGACGCGTCGCGGCTCAAGGGTGGTCAGAAGGTCCGCATCGCCGGTGTGCCCGTCGGCGCCGTGTCGGGGGTCAAACTCAACCCGGACAACACCGTCGACGTCGCGTTCGGTGTCGACGAGCGCTACACGCTGTACTCGTCCACGCGTGCGGTGGTGCGCTACGAGAACCTGGTCGGTGACCGGTTTTTGGAGATCACCTCCGGCCCCGGAGAGCTGCGCAAGCTGCCGCCGGGCGGCACCATCAACGCCTCGCACACCCAGCCGGCGCTCGATCTCGATGCGCTGCTGGGTGGGCTCAAGCCGGTGCTCAAGGGCCTGGACGCGGACAAGGTCAACGCGATCAGCGGCGCCCTGATCGAGCTGCTGCAGGGGCAGGGCGGTGCGTTGTCCAACCTGCTGGCCGACACCAGCTCCTTCTCCTCCGCACTGGGCAAGCGCGACCAGCTCATCGGAGATGTGATCACCAACCTGAACACCGTGCTCGCGACTGTCGACCAGCGCAGCGCGCAGTTCTCGACCAGCGTCGACCAGTTGCAGCAGCTGATCGACGGACTGGCTAAGAACCGCGACGCTATCGCCGGCGCCATCCCGCCGCTGGCCTCGACTACGACGAACCTGACGGAGCTGCTCCGTAATTCGCGCCGGCCGCTGCAGGGTCTGCTGGAGAACGCGCGGCCGCTGGCCACCGAGCTGGACACCCGTAAGGCCGAAATCAACAACGACGTGGAGCAACTGGGCGAGGACTACCTGCGGCTGGCCGCACTGGGCACCTACGGATCGTTCTTCAACATCTACTTCTGCTCGGTCACGATCAAGATCAACGGCCCGGCGGGCTCCGACATTCGCTTCGGACTCGGTGGCCAGGTCGACTCCAGCAAGGGGAGGTGCGCCTTTGCCAAGCAGTAA
- a CDS encoding virulence factor Mce family protein — translation MSDTGSRKTAGRVAAAVLAGLLVASAVLTYLSYTAYFTPVETVTVASQRAGLVMEPGAKVKYRGIQVGKVEDIIYSGDQARLKLAIYSGDLHWIPSNATVHIAGNTIFGAKSVEFIPPKDPATTSLRPGAQVQASAVQLEVNTLFQSLINLLHKIDPVELNGTLSALSEGLRGHGDDLGSLMTGLNTLTRQANPKLPTLQEDFRKASIVTNIYGDAAPDLNTMFDNLPTINRTVVDQQKNLNTTLLAAIGLANNGYDTLAPAEQNLIDTVNRLRAPLKVAADYSPEFGCLLAGIDRGIKEFAPLLGVRKAGLFTSSSFVIGAPAYTYPESLPLVNASGGPNCRGLPDIPTKQTGGSFYRAPFLVTDNALIPYEPFTEFQFDAPSTLQFLFHGAFAEKDDF, via the coding sequence ATGTCAGACACGGGGTCACGTAAGACCGCGGGCCGGGTGGCCGCGGCGGTGCTCGCCGGGCTGCTGGTGGCCTCGGCCGTGCTGACCTATCTGTCCTACACCGCCTACTTCACGCCGGTGGAGACCGTCACGGTCGCATCACAGCGCGCCGGCCTGGTGATGGAGCCGGGCGCCAAGGTTAAGTACCGCGGAATCCAGGTCGGCAAAGTCGAGGACATCATCTACAGCGGCGATCAGGCGCGCCTCAAGCTGGCCATCTACAGCGGTGATCTGCACTGGATCCCGTCGAACGCGACCGTGCACATCGCCGGCAACACCATCTTCGGGGCCAAGTCGGTAGAGTTCATCCCTCCCAAGGACCCAGCGACCACCTCGCTCCGGCCCGGAGCTCAGGTGCAGGCTTCGGCGGTACAGCTGGAAGTCAACACGCTGTTTCAGTCGCTGATCAACCTGCTGCACAAGATCGACCCGGTGGAGTTGAACGGAACGCTGAGTGCATTGTCGGAGGGCCTGCGCGGCCACGGCGACGACCTCGGCTCGCTGATGACGGGCCTCAACACGCTTACCCGCCAAGCCAATCCGAAGCTGCCCACCCTGCAGGAGGATTTCCGCAAGGCCAGCATCGTGACCAACATCTATGGGGACGCCGCGCCCGACCTCAACACCATGTTCGACAACCTACCGACGATCAACCGCACTGTGGTGGATCAGCAGAAGAACCTCAACACCACGCTGCTGGCCGCGATCGGCTTGGCCAACAACGGGTACGACACGCTGGCGCCGGCCGAGCAGAACCTGATCGACACGGTCAACCGGTTGCGCGCTCCGCTCAAGGTCGCCGCGGACTACTCCCCGGAATTCGGCTGTCTGCTGGCCGGTATCGACCGCGGCATCAAGGAATTCGCCCCGCTGCTCGGTGTGCGCAAGGCGGGGCTGTTCACCTCGTCGAGCTTTGTCATCGGTGCACCCGCCTACACCTATCCGGAGAGCCTGCCGCTGGTCAACGCGTCGGGTGGGCCGAACTGTCGTGGCCTGCCGGACATTCCGACCAAGCAGACCGGTGGTTCGTTCTACCGGGCTCCGTTCCTGGTCACCGACAACGCGCTGATCCCCTACGAGCCGTTCACCGAGTTCCAGTTCGACGCGCCTTCGACGCTGCAGTTCCTCTTCCACGGCGCCTTCGCCGAAAAGGACGACTTCTGA
- a CDS encoding MlaE family ABC transporter permease yields the protein MSYDATLRFKRFVSRFAEPVDNFGEQALFYGDTLRYVPNAITRYRKETIRLIAEMTLGAGALVMIGGTVGVAAFLTLASGGVIAVQGYSSLGNIGIEALTGFLSAFLNVRVVAPVIAGIALAATIGAGATAQLGAMRVSEEIDAVECMAVHSVSYLVSTRLIAGLVAIIPLYSLSVLAAFFAARFTTVFVNGQSAGLYDHYFNTFLIPSDLLWSFLQAIAMAIAVMLVHTYYGYNASGGSVGVGVAVGQAVRTSLIVVVVITLFISLAVYGATGNFNLSG from the coding sequence ATGAGCTACGACGCCACCCTTCGTTTCAAACGATTCGTATCGAGGTTCGCCGAACCGGTCGACAACTTTGGCGAGCAGGCACTGTTCTACGGCGACACCCTGCGCTACGTTCCCAACGCCATCACCCGGTATCGCAAGGAAACGATCCGCCTAATCGCCGAGATGACGCTGGGCGCAGGTGCGTTGGTGATGATCGGCGGAACGGTCGGGGTGGCGGCGTTTCTGACGTTGGCCTCCGGCGGTGTCATCGCGGTCCAGGGTTATTCGTCGCTGGGCAACATCGGCATCGAGGCGCTGACCGGCTTCTTATCGGCCTTCCTCAACGTGCGTGTGGTCGCCCCGGTGATCGCCGGGATCGCGCTGGCTGCGACCATCGGTGCTGGCGCCACCGCACAGCTGGGCGCGATGCGGGTTTCCGAGGAGATCGACGCCGTCGAATGCATGGCGGTGCACTCGGTTTCGTATCTGGTGTCGACACGGTTGATCGCCGGCCTGGTCGCGATCATCCCGCTCTATTCGCTCTCGGTGCTCGCCGCGTTCTTTGCCGCGCGGTTCACCACGGTGTTCGTCAACGGCCAGTCCGCAGGTCTGTACGACCACTACTTCAACACCTTCCTGATCCCATCCGATCTGCTGTGGTCGTTCCTGCAGGCCATCGCGATGGCGATCGCGGTGATGCTGGTGCACACCTATTACGGCTACAACGCCAGCGGCGGTTCGGTCGGTGTGGGCGTGGCCGTCGGCCAAGCGGTACGCACTTCCCTGATCGTCGTTGTGGTCATTACCCTGTTCATCTCGCTCGCCGTCTACGGAGCGACCGGCAACTTCAACCTTTCGGGATAA
- a CDS encoding MlaE family ABC transporter permease produces the protein MLQRLAVPARAVGGFFEMSIETARAAFRRPFQFQEFLEQTWMVARVSLVPTLLVSIPFTVLVAFTLNILLREIGAADLSGAGTAFGTITQLGPIVTVLVVAGAGATAICADLGARTIREEIDAMRVLGIDPIQRLVVPRVLASTLVALLLNGLVCIIGLSGGYAFSVFLQGVNPGAFINGLTVLTGLRELVLAEVKALLFGVMAGLVGCYRGLTVKGGPKGVGNAVNETVVYAFICLFVINVVMTAIGVRISAK, from the coding sequence TTGTTGCAACGGCTTGCCGTACCGGCCCGCGCGGTCGGCGGGTTCTTCGAGATGTCGATCGAGACAGCGCGCGCGGCCTTCCGGCGGCCGTTTCAGTTCCAAGAATTCCTTGAGCAAACCTGGATGGTGGCGCGCGTCTCGCTGGTGCCGACGCTGCTGGTGTCAATCCCGTTCACCGTGCTCGTTGCGTTCACCCTGAACATCTTGCTGCGCGAGATCGGTGCGGCCGACCTGTCCGGCGCCGGAACGGCTTTCGGCACCATCACCCAGCTCGGCCCCATCGTCACCGTGCTGGTGGTGGCCGGTGCCGGCGCCACCGCCATCTGCGCGGACCTCGGTGCCCGCACCATCCGCGAAGAAATCGACGCGATGCGGGTGCTTGGCATCGACCCCATTCAGCGCCTGGTGGTGCCCCGGGTGCTGGCGTCCACGCTGGTCGCTCTGCTGCTCAACGGCTTGGTGTGCATCATCGGTCTGTCCGGCGGCTACGCATTCTCGGTCTTCCTGCAGGGGGTGAACCCCGGCGCATTTATCAACGGCCTGACCGTGCTCACCGGGTTGCGGGAGCTGGTTCTCGCCGAAGTCAAGGCGCTGCTGTTCGGTGTGATGGCGGGATTGGTCGGCTGCTACCGCGGCCTCACTGTCAAGGGCGGCCCCAAAGGCGTCGGAAATGCCGTCAACGAAACCGTCGTCTACGCCTTCATCTGTTTGTTCGTCATCAACGTGGTCATGACGGCCATCGGCGTCAGAATCTCGGCCAAGTAG